A part of Polyangiaceae bacterium genomic DNA contains:
- a CDS encoding protein kinase codes for MSPGPAPRPPRAPRLSGSESDSRLEYSEPSFPSGGTYFLGRYRVVDEIGVGGMASVHLARADGPGGFQKWVAIKRIHKHLAEDQTFISMFLDEARIAARITHPNVAQVFDLGTHRDSYWIAMEYLHGEPLREVMRVLDEGGGPAMSHAMVARIVADAAEGLHAAHELADKHGKTLGLVHRDVTPHNLFVTYDGSVKVVDFGVAKVTDRMTKTRAGTLKGKLAYMSPEQVRGEDVDRRTDVFALGVVIWEITTGRRLFRMDNDLDTLERVQACIVPSPSSIVANYPVELESIVMRALAKDKNRRFQTARELSRALQQYLMKTGQFIGADEIGGYMKQVLADRYEKREAHLQWAAEVTQTISLDKLERPSAGNLDEVSLLTLESDVQSVPGQPGPLKTSTALASPGARLPPISATPAPSDVSARRPSQPTRQAIPSSTPVSGPAFAAASAMRPFGATQPLAAPRPAAGRPPTVPPPQALPGYPLEGPSSQPQPDSAMNSPKRTQLGLGAPPPPPPRPAPAKTQVIPSYSAPAPQPPVQHAGFHSYDEDDDAVTRIMDSPMDLNDEDLNTASISTAVHVPPKSYQPAPQPAAPVVVSEPPPAQMAPTPAPAAVQQAAPQVIYSQPPPQKDSRSLMIAVIAATTTLAALALTALVVLKVLEKPAPAPVPTVATVQAPTAPTTPPPVATAEPAATATATATATAAPEGETLDPTSLPEEKKPEAPTAAGTPTSAPARVPGPLPKKEETPAASTAPGFLTVVCDPACDSVSANGRNLGPSPVVRASLAPGNYGVSLRRKGAASKSISVKITSGKTTAQRVNMGS; via the coding sequence ATGAGCCCTGGCCCTGCGCCTCGGCCTCCACGTGCGCCCCGGCTCTCCGGGTCGGAGAGTGACTCGCGTCTCGAATACAGTGAACCCTCGTTCCCCTCAGGTGGGACCTACTTTCTGGGGCGCTACCGCGTTGTCGATGAGATCGGCGTCGGTGGAATGGCCTCCGTGCATCTGGCGCGTGCAGATGGCCCTGGCGGCTTCCAAAAGTGGGTGGCTATCAAGCGCATCCACAAGCACCTGGCGGAAGACCAGACTTTCATCTCCATGTTTCTGGATGAGGCGCGCATTGCCGCGCGGATCACTCATCCAAACGTAGCTCAGGTCTTTGACCTTGGTACCCACCGCGACAGCTACTGGATCGCGATGGAGTACCTGCACGGCGAACCTCTGAGGGAGGTCATGCGCGTGCTCGATGAGGGGGGCGGCCCCGCAATGAGCCACGCGATGGTGGCGCGGATCGTGGCCGATGCCGCGGAGGGCCTCCACGCCGCCCACGAGTTGGCGGACAAGCACGGCAAAACGCTCGGTCTCGTCCACCGCGATGTGACGCCACACAACCTGTTCGTGACCTACGACGGGAGCGTAAAGGTCGTGGACTTTGGCGTTGCCAAGGTCACTGACCGCATGACCAAGACGCGCGCCGGGACCCTGAAGGGCAAGCTCGCCTACATGAGCCCGGAGCAGGTGCGGGGTGAGGATGTCGATCGGCGCACCGACGTATTCGCGCTGGGCGTCGTGATCTGGGAGATCACCACCGGGCGTCGTCTATTCCGCATGGATAACGATTTGGACACCCTCGAGCGTGTCCAGGCGTGCATCGTGCCGTCGCCATCGAGCATCGTCGCGAACTACCCGGTGGAGCTCGAGTCGATCGTCATGCGCGCGCTGGCGAAGGACAAGAACCGCCGTTTCCAGACGGCTCGTGAGCTCTCCCGAGCGCTGCAGCAGTACCTGATGAAGACGGGGCAGTTCATCGGCGCCGACGAAATCGGCGGCTACATGAAGCAGGTGCTCGCCGATCGCTACGAGAAGCGCGAGGCGCATCTCCAGTGGGCAGCAGAGGTCACTCAGACCATCAGCCTAGACAAGCTGGAGCGGCCCTCTGCTGGCAACTTGGACGAGGTGAGCCTGCTGACGCTGGAGAGCGACGTGCAGTCAGTGCCCGGCCAGCCGGGGCCCCTGAAGACATCCACTGCGCTCGCGAGCCCAGGCGCACGCTTGCCCCCGATCAGCGCAACTCCGGCTCCCTCAGATGTTTCCGCGCGGCGGCCCTCTCAACCCACGCGTCAGGCGATTCCCAGTTCCACTCCCGTATCGGGCCCCGCGTTTGCGGCGGCCAGTGCCATGCGCCCCTTTGGGGCGACTCAACCCCTCGCAGCACCTCGGCCAGCAGCTGGACGGCCGCCAACGGTGCCGCCTCCACAGGCACTTCCAGGCTACCCCTTGGAAGGGCCATCCTCTCAGCCCCAGCCAGATTCCGCCATGAACTCTCCGAAGCGCACTCAGCTAGGCCTTGGTGCTCCGCCTCCGCCGCCTCCGCGTCCGGCTCCAGCCAAGACACAGGTGATTCCCAGCTACTCGGCGCCGGCGCCACAGCCTCCCGTGCAGCACGCGGGCTTTCACAGCTACGATGAAGACGACGATGCGGTCACTCGCATCATGGACAGCCCGATGGACCTCAACGACGAGGACCTGAACACGGCGTCCATTTCGACTGCGGTCCACGTTCCGCCAAAGAGCTACCAGCCGGCGCCGCAGCCCGCCGCTCCCGTGGTCGTATCGGAACCGCCGCCGGCTCAGATGGCTCCCACCCCGGCGCCAGCGGCAGTGCAGCAGGCTGCTCCGCAGGTCATCTACTCGCAGCCGCCTCCGCAGAAGGACTCGCGCTCGTTGATGATCGCCGTCATCGCCGCGACGACGACGCTCGCAGCGTTGGCGCTCACGGCGCTCGTGGTGTTGAAGGTGCTTGAAAAGCCGGCGCCGGCGCCTGTGCCCACCGTCGCGACCGTGCAAGCTCCCACGGCGCCTACCACGCCGCCTCCTGTTGCGACGGCGGAGCCGGCTGCAACGGCAACAGCGACCGCCACCGCTACCGCCGCTCCTGAGGGCGAAACGTTGGACCCGACTTCTCTCCCCGAGGAAAAGAAGCCGGAGGCACCGACGGCCGCCGGAACGCCGACCTCGGCTCCCGCTCGGGTGCCTGGTCCGCTGCCGAAGAAGGAGGAGACGCCCGCGGCGTCCACCGCCCCCGGCTTCCTCACCGTGGTGTGTGACCCGGCTTGCGACAGCGTGAGCGCAAACGGCCGTAACCTGGGGCCCTCGCCCGTCGTGCGTGCCTCGCTTGCCCCAGGGAACTACGGGGTGTCCCTGCGACGCAAGGGCGCCGCGTCAAAGTCCATCAGCGTGAAGATCACGAGCGGGAAGACGACGGCACAACGCGTGAACATGGGATCTTGA